The following coding sequences are from one Triticum dicoccoides isolate Atlit2015 ecotype Zavitan chromosome 4A, WEW_v2.0, whole genome shotgun sequence window:
- the LOC119288677 gene encoding non-symbiotic hemoglobin has product MSAAEGAVVFSEEKEALVLKSWAIMKKDSANLGLRFFLKIFEIAPSARQMFPFLRDSDVPLETNPKLKTHAVSVFVMTCEAAAQLRKAGKITVRETTLKRLGGTHLKYGVADGHFEVTRFALLETIKEALPADMWGPEMRNAWGEAYDQLVAAIKQEMKPSE; this is encoded by the exons ATGTCCGCCGCGGAGGGAGCCGTCGTGTTCAGCGAGGAGAAGGAGGCGCTGGTGCTCAAGTCATGGGCCATCATGAAGAAGGATTCCGCCAACCTCGGGCTCCGCTTCTTCCTCAA GATCTTTGAGATCGCGCC GTCGGCGAGGCAGATGTTCCCGTTCCTGCGCGACTCCGACGTGCCGCTGGAGACCAACCCCAAGCTCAAGACCCACGCCGTGTCCGTCTTCGTCATG ACGTGCGAGGCGGCTGCGCAGCTGCGGAAAGCCGGGAAGATCACGGTGAGGGAGACCACCCTGAAGAGGCTGGGCGGCACGCACTTGAAATACGGCGTGGCAGATGGCCACTTTGAG GTGACGCGGTTCGCTCTGCTCGAGACGATCAAGGAGGCGCTTCCGGCGGACATGTGGGGGCCGGAGATGAGGAACGCGTGGGGCGAGGCCTACGACCAACTGGTCGCGGCCATCAAACAAGAGATGAAGCCCTCCGAGTAG